TGACTAACCATCCACCTAAAATAGGCCCTAGAATTGGCCCAATCAAACCTGCAGTTGCCATTAAATTCCAAGCATTCACTAATTGTTGTTTGGGGACAGCTTGAATAATAGCTAAACGCGCAACGGGCATCATAAAGGCACCGCCTATCCCCTGAATCACTCGGGCTAAAATAAGGCTCTCTAAATTAGAGGCCGCGGCACAAGCAACTGAACCTAAAATAAACGTGAAAACTGCACCACGAAAAACAGTCAATGTCCCAAATTTTGCCGCAGCCCAAGCGGTAAGAGGAATAAATAATGCAACAGCTAAAGAATAAGCGATGATCGCCATTTGCATTTCAAAGGCGGGTTTATGTAAATCGGAAGATATCGCGGGTAAAGCTGTATTTAGAATGGTCGCATCGAGGCTTTGCATAAAAAGTGCCATTGCTGCTACCCAAGCTAAACCGCGATAGGCATTGGATTCAGTAGTCATCGTGCTCCGTGAAAATGGTGCAACCAATTTTCAATAAAATCGGCAATTTGCGGAATGCGGTTAATATCCAACAAAGTGCGGTCAATTTCAAGGGAATAATTCGTTGCAACTGCGAGCACATATTCGTCAATTTCGGGTAAAGGTTTTGTCATTTCTTGACGATGGAGCAAAATCTTTGGAATTGGCTCTTGTTTAAAGCCTTCCACCAACACTAAATCCGTTAAAGTGCGGTCAAATTGTTGCGCTAAATAATCCAATGAAACAGGTTTTGGCGTTTCCGTCATAATCGCCCAGCGTTCATCATTCGCTACAATGACTTGAGAAGAACCCGCCTCTTTCATACGCCAGCTATCTTTTCCTTCTTTATCAACTTGCATATTGTGATGGCTATGTTTAATCACTGAAACGCGAATGTGACGAGCGATCAGTTCTGGAATAAGTTTTTCTAATAATGTTGTTTTACCACTACCGCTATAACCGGTAATTCCAAGTAAAGGAATCTGATTGTTCATAAAAATAACCTTAAAAATCACCGCACTTTAGATACGGAAAACCCCGAAAGATCGGGGTTAATAAATTAAGAATGTTTTGCTACATAATTGGCAAAAATAAGTCCGCCAATAGCAAGAAGCGAAACAATGCCAAGCCCTATAGTAAGCCACATATTATTTTCCCTCCACTAATTGACGAAATTTACGCCCCATCACAAGGCAAGCATAAGCAATAATGAGCAAAAAAATAATATTTCATCCTTTTAGGAAAAGCGGTTGCTCGCCATAGAGTATAACAGGCATTGCTAGAATAGCAACTTTTGCCACATCATCACTAAGTTTGACCAAGCCTCTAAAGAGCTTTTTTCAATGGGTAATTTAAATAACTAGCTTTATAGTTTGCGATCTAGATCGCAGAAATAATAAAAAGCGAATAAAAAACTTAAGATAATATGCGCAATAAAACAGGCTGAAATTCTGTTTGTTGCCCTAATTTTCTGCTATAAGATTTTACAAAAATGAAAGAAAGTGCGGTTAATCCAAAGATTAAAATGGCACGCAGAATTTCATTATCGCTTATGTAATCGGACAACATAGTCACAATCAATAAGGTCAAAAGCGGTACAACATACATCAATAATGCCGACAACAACATCGACTTTTCTTCTAATCCAATTTCAACAATTTGACCTTCGCGTAATGGCATTAATGTTTCCACATTAAAAATATGCTCGCCACGTTTACCGTTTAATTCGGAAAGGCTTGATGTTCCACAACTGTTTTTAGCTGCACATTGGCCACAGGCACTTTGGGATTGGCATTTCACTTTGGCAATGCCATTTTCATAGCTAATAACAACGGCACTTTCTCTTAGCATTGGGATGCTCCCATATAAATATCAAAGCGATGATTTTTCGTTTCACGGCTAAAGTGCGGTTGTTTTCCACAAAGAAATTCCGCATAGTCAGGACGCTTCACGACCACACGTTTTTTAGCTAATTGGAGTGCAGGTAAAAGCAATTCATCAGCATCTAAATCAGCCCCGACTAAATGCTGGAATACACGCATTTCCTTTTTTACTAGTGCAGATTTTTGTTTATGCGGATACATTGGATCGAGATAAACCACATCGGCATAATCGCTATTAGGATCAAGTTCATTAATATGCTGAACATTCAGCAAGTGCAAATTTTGTTGCAACATCTCGCCGATTTCCTCATCTTGATAAGCACGATTTAAACCATCTTGCAGAAGTAAAAAAACAACAGGATGGCGTTCTACTAAACGAACTTGGCAGCCAATTGCGGCTAACACAAAGGCATCACGTCCTAGACCAGCTGTTGCATCAATAACCGTTGGCAATGCCGAACCTTTAATCCCTACTGCTTTCGCTACGGCTTCTCCACGTCCACCACCGAATTTACGACGGTGAGCCATTGTGCCACCAACAAAATCAACATAAACCGCTCCGAGTTTAGGTTCGTCTAGTTTACGAAGTTCTAAACGGTCATCGGTTTGAACAAGTGCAAGTGGGCTCTTTTCATTATGAATAATGTTGTGTTCAGCACAAAGTGCGATCAATTCTGCTAATGTTTTTTCTGTCGATTCAGAAATCAGCTGAATTCCTACTTGCGAATGAGCCATAGGCCGCTTTCCATGTGGTCAGTGTAAGGGAATTGGTCAAATAACGCCGCTTTTTCAATGCGGTGCGTTTTTGATAGTTCAACAAGATTATCACACAGCGTATGTGGATTACAGGAAATATACAAAATGCGATCGTAATTTTGTACAAGTTTCACTGTATCAGGATCAAGCCCCGCACGAGGCGGATCGACAAAAATGGTATTACATTCATAAGATTTTAAATCAATCCCTTTCAAGCGGTTAAAGGCTCTAACCCCATTCATTGCCTGCGTAAATTCCTCTGCCGACATACGGATAATTTGTAAATTATCCACTTTATTTTCAGCAATATTAAATTGTGCGGCGGCTACGGAAGGTTTGGCGATTTCTGTTGCCAATACCTTACGGAAATTTTGTGCAAGTGCGATAGAAAAATTACCGTTTCCGCAGTAAAGCTCTAATAAATCACCTTCGCTATTTTGGGTACAATCAATTGCCCATTCAAGCATTTTGCAGTTTACCGTTGCGTTTGGCTGGGTAAAACTATTCTCGACTTGGCGATAGACATAATTTCTGCCATTCACAGGTAAAACTTCGTCCACATAATCTTGCTCAAAACAGATTTTTTGTTTACTTGCACGCCCGATTATTTGCACATCAAAATCTTGCTTTTCGAGTAAATCTTTCAAATTTTTAGCCGCACTTTCCCATTCTTCAGTGAGTGTTTTATGATAAAGCAAGCTCACAATAATCTTATTACTCAAGGTGCTAAGGTAATCAATTTGGAATAATTTTTTGTGTAGCACTTCTTGTTGTTTTAACAAAGGTAATAAGGTTTGCATCATACGATTAATTAGCATGCTGGCGATTGGAAATTCATCCACGCGATAACGCTGCAGCGTCGCTTGATCAAACATAATATGGTAAAAATCATCTTGCTCGTGCCAAATACGAAACTCCGCACGCATGCGATAATGACTTGTTGGAGAGTCAAAAACTTGAATATCTGGTGCATTAAAAGGGTGTAAAAGTGCGGTTAATTTTTCAAGTTTTTTTTGTAGCAGTTCGTTGTATTGAGAAATCGGTAATTGCATAGAAATTAGTATTCATAGGGTGTATGAATACGAATCGTTCATACAAAGATAGGAGAATAAAGTTATCAGCCGTGAATTACGCGTGATTTCACAAGCTATTCAAAAACAAAAGGCAGACTTCCGCCTGCCTTATTTAACGTATCTTATTCGCCGGAATAATCTTCACCGCCAGAGGCAGCTTCACTCACATCACTAGATAAGGTGTAAACACGTTTTTTAGTGTTAATACGAGTACGATATTTATTCCAAGTTTTTTCAAAGAAAGTCTCTGCTGCGCGCTCACCACGGCAAAATGCGACGAAATCTTTTTCTTCTTTAGTCGCTGGCTCACGTTCCCCTAAGTCTAATGCTTTGAACGCTTGACCATATTGCTCAAGCACCTGTGATTCTTTAATTGTGTAATCACCGTGACGGGAAAAACCACGAGGGTAGTTTTTGTCGTCAAAGAAACGACGCGTTACGCTAAAACTTGCAGCCATAATATTCTCTCTTCTTTCATTAATATTTACAAAATAGGGCTGGCATTAAACCAATTTTTCGTTATTTTTGCAATAAACCTTTTACGGTTTGCACATAATCTTTCACGAAATCATCATAATTTAACCCTTCAGGGTTTACACGGAATTTTCCATTTACATAAAAATCAGGTACGCCACGCACTTTAAATTGTTCTGCTGCATTCACTTGTTTATTAACTAAACCATTTACTGCAAAACTATTAATGCCACCATCAAATTGCTCGGCGGTTATGCCATTCGATAAGAAGATAGCTCGAATATCATCCATTGATTTCAAGGCATCCTTTTGAGCCGCTTCAAATAATGGTGATTTTACTTTACTTTCTGCACCTAATGCCATTGCTAACGCCCAAGCACGTGTTAAGTTTTCAGATTGATGACCTAAGAAATTTACATGATATTGTTTAAATTTCACATCTTTTGGTAAAGCATCTACGACTTGTTGTGGAATTTTGTATTCCATTTCAAAGGCGTAACAATGCGGGCAATAGAATGAGAAAAACTCAATCACTTCTTTTTGCTGTGAAGCCTGTTGACTCACTTGAACATATTGTTTGCCTTCTTGTAAATCTGCGGCAAA
The nucleotide sequence above comes from Haemophilus influenzae. Encoded proteins:
- the mobB gene encoding molybdopterin-guanine dinucleotide biosynthesis protein MobB — translated: MNNQIPLLGITGYSGSGKTTLLEKLIPELIARHIRVSVIKHSHHNMQVDKEGKDSWRMKEAGSSQVIVANDERWAIMTETPKPVSLDYLAQQFDRTLTDLVLVEGFKQEPIPKILLHRQEMTKPLPEIDEYVLAVATNYSLEIDRTLLDINRIPQIADFIENWLHHFHGAR
- a CDS encoding SoxR reducing system RseC family protein → MLRESAVVISYENGIAKVKCQSQSACGQCAAKNSCGTSSLSELNGKRGEHIFNVETLMPLREGQIVEIGLEEKSMLLSALLMYVVPLLTLLIVTMLSDYISDNEILRAILIFGLTALSFIFVKSYSRKLGQQTEFQPVLLRILS
- a CDS encoding class I SAM-dependent methyltransferase, yielding MAHSQVGIQLISESTEKTLAELIALCAEHNIIHNEKSPLALVQTDDRLELRKLDEPKLGAVYVDFVGGTMAHRRKFGGGRGEAVAKAVGIKGSALPTVIDATAGLGRDAFVLAAIGCQVRLVERHPVVFLLLQDGLNRAYQDEEIGEMLQQNLHLLNVQHINELDPNSDYADVVYLDPMYPHKQKSALVKKEMRVFQHLVGADLDADELLLPALQLAKKRVVVKRPDYAEFLCGKQPHFSRETKNHRFDIYMGASQC
- the trmA gene encoding tRNA (uridine(54)-C5)-methyltransferase TrmA, translated to MQLPISQYNELLQKKLEKLTALLHPFNAPDIQVFDSPTSHYRMRAEFRIWHEQDDFYHIMFDQATLQRYRVDEFPIASMLINRMMQTLLPLLKQQEVLHKKLFQIDYLSTLSNKIIVSLLYHKTLTEEWESAAKNLKDLLEKQDFDVQIIGRASKQKICFEQDYVDEVLPVNGRNYVYRQVENSFTQPNATVNCKMLEWAIDCTQNSEGDLLELYCGNGNFSIALAQNFRKVLATEIAKPSVAAAQFNIAENKVDNLQIIRMSAEEFTQAMNGVRAFNRLKGIDLKSYECNTIFVDPPRAGLDPDTVKLVQNYDRILYISCNPHTLCDNLVELSKTHRIEKAALFDQFPYTDHMESGLWLIRK
- a CDS encoding DUF413 domain-containing protein yields the protein MAASFSVTRRFFDDKNYPRGFSRHGDYTIKESQVLEQYGQAFKALDLGEREPATKEEKDFVAFCRGERAAETFFEKTWNKYRTRINTKKRVYTLSSDVSEAASGGEDYSGE
- the dsbA gene encoding thiol:disulfide interchange protein DsbA; protein product: MKKVLLALGLGVSTLMSVNSFAADLQEGKQYVQVSQQASQQKEVIEFFSFYCPHCYAFEMEYKIPQQVVDALPKDVKFKQYHVNFLGHQSENLTRAWALAMALGAESKVKSPLFEAAQKDALKSMDDIRAIFLSNGITAEQFDGGINSFAVNGLVNKQVNAAEQFKVRGVPDFYVNGKFRVNPEGLNYDDFVKDYVQTVKGLLQK